One Setaria italica strain Yugu1 chromosome I, Setaria_italica_v2.0, whole genome shotgun sequence DNA window includes the following coding sequences:
- the LOC101782457 gene encoding negative regulator of systemic acquired resistance SNI1 isoform X2, whose amino-acid sequence MAASRAPTSTAAAAADGGIEENAMAILDSSGIKDSRDLHDDRAAFLEAVRSACLAGDNPSAPSWRMYDGVFQVLRNSSSLELAVASFHLLMELGKQYPRTYLTDSGGHQSLVVVKESWLPFLIGNGSVSSEIGGNSRSSDHLFDPLRFSLLIETIVEPTNATDDNNGIKAIENMMLFQYLVNTLEADFVPRRIAYKESLDWVIFRESLLNMLLGSRKLVFKSFVQNCIHLLLSQYHPEAKDAVEDSIPFEGEARSASDLDSSLNYSSLESERTLVSLRKLFVMVMELDLIRKEADALGLTSRADGFRNPIMEVILDDLTYNISYLSPFLLAFVEWKWKLEIILQYFSKYCGKGAVRTRRSDNSQQDLKLERVLSFFLTATSTKAIVKKMGTEVAQLLLAHAYQVCISVQGDSGDSTTTEKIGASLQEISCNFISAFQNLKKVSP is encoded by the exons ATGGCGGCCTCTCGCGCACcgacctccaccgccgccgccgcggcggacggcggcatTGAGGAGAACGCGATGGCCATCCTCGACTCCTCCGGCATCAAGGACTCCCGCGACCTCCACGACGACC GAGCTGCCTTCTTGGAGGCCGTGCGCTCCGCCTGCCTCGCCGGCGACAATCCCTCAGCCCCCTCGTG GAGAATGTATGATGGTGTTTTCCAGGTTCTTCGAAACAGTAGCTCTCTGGAGCTTGCTGTCGCAAGTTTCCATCTCTTAATGGAATTGGGCAAG CAATACCCAAGAACATATTTGACAGATTCTGGTGGACACCAATCTTTAGTTGTAGTTAAAGAG TCTTGGTTACCATTTCTCATTGGCAATGGTTCTGTTAGTAGTGAGATTGGAGGAAATTCAAGGAGCTCAGACCACCTATTTGATCCTTTG AGATTCTCGTTGCTGATTGAGACCATTGTTGAACCAACCAATGCCACGGATGATAATAATGGAATCAAG GCTATCGAGAATATGATGTTGTTCCAGTATCTTGTCAACACACTTGAAGCAGATTTTGTACCTCGCCGTATTGCATACAAAG AGTCACTAGACTGGGTGATCTTCAGGGAATCTCTGTTAAATATGCTTCTG GGATCACGAAAGCTCGTGTTCAAATCTTTTGTACAGAACTGCATACATCTTCTACTGAGCCAGTATCACCCTGAAGCTAAAGATGCAGTTGAAGATAGCATACCTTTTGAAGGAGAAGCTAGGTCAGCATCTGATCTTGATTCTTCCCTAAATTATTCATCGCTGGAGTCAGAAAGGACACTTGTGTCTCTCCGGAAATTATTTGTGATG GTTATGGAACTTGACTTGATCAGGAAAGAAGCAGACGCATTAGGGCTGACTTCTAGAGCTGATGGGTTCAG AAACCCTATCATGGAAGTTATTTTGGATGATCTAACTTACAACATCAGTTACTTATCCCCATTTCTCTTG GCCTTTGTGGAATGGAAGTGGAAACTGGAGATTATTCTGCAGTACTTTTCAAAATACTGCGGCAAG GGCGCAGTCCGTACTCGAAGGTCAGATAATTCACAACAAGATTTGAAATTGGAAAGAGTCCTGAGTTTCTTTTTGACAGCCACAAGCACAAAAGCTATTGTCAAAAAGATGGGCACAGAAGTTGCTCAGCTTCTCTTAGCACACGCCTACCAG